In Mastigocladopsis repens PCC 10914, a single window of DNA contains:
- a CDS encoding TIGR00297 family protein: MFFFTNSLNPWLVGVGLNSILLVVAWMVPKKLLTPAGLFHACLLGVLIWGTLGWQGYVVVMFYFLVGSLITRVGMAQKEAEGIAEKRSGARGPENVWGSALTAALCALGVLMTNLGILSTPQTLHPTLDTLLLLGYVASFSTKLSDTCASEVGKAYGKSTFLITTLQAVPRGTEGAVSLEGTLAGAVASLALALLGWGVGLIDLLGLLWCVLAAFIATNLESVIGATVQSRFNWLTNEVVNIFNTLIGATTAILFAWIWANVMT; the protein is encoded by the coding sequence ATGTTCTTTTTCACTAATTCTCTGAATCCTTGGCTAGTTGGAGTAGGATTGAATTCTATCTTGCTGGTTGTGGCTTGGATGGTCCCCAAAAAGCTGCTCACTCCAGCTGGATTATTCCACGCTTGCTTACTTGGTGTCCTGATTTGGGGAACACTAGGGTGGCAAGGATATGTAGTTGTCATGTTCTATTTTCTGGTTGGTTCTTTGATCACGCGCGTAGGTATGGCGCAAAAAGAAGCAGAAGGCATCGCAGAAAAGCGTTCGGGTGCTAGAGGTCCAGAAAATGTCTGGGGTTCTGCTTTAACTGCGGCTTTGTGTGCGTTAGGAGTATTGATGACAAATTTGGGAATCCTTTCCACACCTCAAACCCTACACCCCACACTTGACACCTTATTGTTGCTAGGCTACGTAGCGAGTTTTAGTACAAAACTTTCTGACACCTGCGCTAGCGAAGTGGGTAAGGCTTATGGTAAAAGTACTTTTCTGATTACCACGCTGCAAGCAGTGCCACGGGGAACGGAAGGGGCAGTTAGCTTAGAGGGAACTTTAGCGGGTGCTGTAGCGTCACTGGCTCTAGCACTCCTTGGTTGGGGAGTGGGTTTGATAGATTTATTAGGTCTCCTTTGGTGTGTTCTAGCGGCGTTTATTGCCACCAATTTAGAAAGTGTAATCGGGGCAACAGTGCAATCTCGCTTTAACTGGCTAACTAATGAAGTGGTGAATATTTTCAACACATTGATAGGCGCAACTACAGCAATTTTATTTGCCTGGATATGGGCAAATGTCATGACCTAA
- a CDS encoding peptidylprolyl isomerase, protein MESSSFLTVDDKPISFGQAVKYMQASGKLGQFIGDVLRQFVIEQELQTREDIVISSALTEQTIIDFRLKNQLTDPQRFQEWLQKNGTDYDTFHSSVAYGFKVEKLKAVVTESKLQEYFIERKIYLDRVVLSRIIIDSQELAEELQTQIEEGASLEQLAREYSLVDDKIVNGMMGPVSRGTMPDTLRAAIDIASPGQLVGPIELEGRYGLFRVEQFLPASLEDTQLRQALQNELFEKWLAEKIQKLTVKLQVN, encoded by the coding sequence ATGGAATCCTCATCATTTTTAACTGTAGATGATAAACCGATTTCTTTTGGGCAAGCAGTAAAATATATGCAAGCCTCAGGAAAATTGGGACAATTTATTGGGGATGTTCTCCGCCAGTTCGTCATTGAGCAAGAACTACAAACACGAGAAGATATAGTTATCAGTTCTGCTTTGACCGAACAGACTATAATTGATTTTCGGCTTAAAAATCAGCTAACAGACCCCCAGAGGTTCCAAGAATGGCTACAGAAGAACGGGACGGACTATGATACCTTTCACTCATCAGTTGCTTACGGTTTTAAGGTAGAAAAACTTAAAGCTGTCGTGACAGAATCAAAGCTGCAAGAATATTTCATCGAGCGTAAAATTTATCTGGATAGAGTCGTACTTTCACGAATTATTATTGATAGTCAGGAACTAGCGGAAGAACTACAAACCCAAATTGAAGAAGGAGCAAGCTTGGAGCAACTCGCTCGAGAGTATTCGCTAGTAGATGACAAAATTGTCAACGGTATGATGGGACCAGTTAGTCGGGGAACAATGCCAGATACACTTAGGGCAGCTATTGATATAGCTAGTCCCGGACAATTGGTAGGACCGATAGAACTGGAAGGACGTTATGGATTGTTTCGTGTAGAACAATTTCTGCCAGCGTCATTAGAAGATACTCAACTAAGGCAAGCACTACAAAATGAGTTGTTTGAGAAATGGCTAGCAGAGAAAATTCAAAAACTAACGGTAAAATTGCAGGTGAATTAA
- a CDS encoding peptidase domain-containing ABC transporter → MASRENSKTNGKIAGELKLLGEESSESSVLASLPWNQPPLCWLTPEQQSRLQQVSETLRYNLGEKIWSQEAEGFQFLIVSGKVRLREENLGNKPLATLQSGDWFGELNRFSVECKAVAASKDVVVVRWTTAVWAEFSTPQIEGFWLGNEEDTGTGGQEDRGTREDSFPKSPPPQVSPSSSVSTYPFVSSWNTAAACLTMVAQQLDNAVQLEWVQRQLRGQRPKHLVEAAEKLGFVLRRLQVSWSELRQLSFPALLRWEASQGREGSWVVAYAMKGDRLTVANPLNPNHTCESLPRSVVEETWDGQLWQVELINKQEKFNLNWFTPAVWQYRGLLSEVLLASFTLQLLGLATPLITQVVIDKVMVQESLPTLDVMAIALLLTAIFEAVLGILRLFIFTHTARRLDLSLSAQLFRHLMRLPLAYFESRRVGDTVARVQELEQIRQFLTGTALTVVLDSIFAVVYLGLMFYYNIPLTFVALAVLPLFATLTLVATPILRSWLNETFNRSADSQSFLVETITGIHSVKAHTAEPAARDRWEGLFARFVRTGFKASTTSNISSNIADFLTNFSSLLILWFGAKLVIEQELTIGQLVAFQMLSGRVTAPLLRLVQLWQTFQQVLLSVDRIGDILNVAPEAEPGTGLVLPSLKGQVSFEQVFFRYRQSTEPVLRGISFSVQPGQFVGIVGRSGSGKSTLSKLLQRLYQIESGRILIDGFDIKSADLASLRQQIAVVLQEDFLFNGSVLDNITLGNPDITAEQVVEAARCAVAHDFISELPHGYETNVGERGTALSGGQRQRIALARLFLSQAPILILDEATSALDSETEQQVLENLQRISANRTVFLIAHRFAPLKRADLILVLEKGILAERGNHLDLLRQKGLYWSLYQRQQANI, encoded by the coding sequence ATGGCTAGCAGAGAAAATTCAAAAACTAACGGTAAAATTGCAGGTGAATTAAAACTTTTAGGTGAGGAATCTTCAGAAAGTAGTGTGCTAGCGTCTCTACCTTGGAATCAACCACCACTTTGCTGGCTAACTCCTGAACAACAAAGCCGACTGCAACAGGTGTCAGAAACTCTTCGCTACAATTTAGGAGAAAAAATTTGGTCACAAGAAGCGGAAGGTTTCCAGTTCTTAATTGTTTCTGGAAAAGTCCGCTTGCGGGAAGAAAACCTTGGGAATAAGCCTTTGGCAACGCTACAGTCAGGAGATTGGTTTGGTGAGTTAAACAGGTTTTCTGTGGAGTGCAAGGCTGTCGCTGCTAGTAAAGACGTGGTTGTGGTGCGCTGGACGACAGCAGTATGGGCAGAATTTTCCACACCACAAATTGAAGGATTTTGGTTAGGCAATGAAGAGGACACGGGGACAGGAGGACAGGAGGACAGGGGGACAAGGGAAGATTCTTTCCCCAAGTCTCCCCCTCCCCAAGTCTCCCCCTCCTCTTCGGTGTCAACATACCCATTCGTCTCAAGTTGGAACACGGCGGCTGCATGTTTAACAATGGTGGCGCAACAGCTAGATAATGCCGTCCAACTCGAATGGGTTCAACGCCAACTTAGAGGACAGCGACCGAAACATCTTGTAGAAGCAGCAGAAAAGTTAGGATTTGTACTGCGGCGGTTACAAGTCAGTTGGAGTGAGTTACGACAGTTATCATTTCCAGCCTTGTTGCGCTGGGAAGCATCACAAGGCAGAGAGGGTAGTTGGGTAGTAGCGTATGCTATGAAGGGCGATCGCCTGACTGTTGCAAATCCCTTAAATCCCAATCACACCTGTGAAAGCTTGCCACGATCAGTCGTTGAAGAGACTTGGGATGGGCAGTTGTGGCAAGTAGAACTGATCAACAAGCAAGAAAAATTTAACCTCAATTGGTTCACTCCAGCAGTTTGGCAGTACCGGGGATTGCTGAGTGAAGTACTGCTGGCGTCCTTTACATTACAGCTGTTGGGGTTGGCAACACCACTGATTACGCAAGTCGTTATTGATAAAGTGATGGTGCAGGAGAGTTTGCCAACTCTCGATGTTATGGCGATCGCACTCCTGCTAACAGCAATATTTGAGGCAGTCCTCGGCATTCTGCGACTGTTTATTTTTACTCATACTGCCCGTCGTCTAGATTTAAGTTTATCAGCACAGCTGTTTCGCCACCTCATGCGGTTGCCTTTAGCTTATTTTGAGTCTCGGCGGGTAGGAGATACAGTTGCACGAGTTCAGGAACTAGAACAAATCCGCCAATTTCTTACAGGTACGGCGTTAACTGTGGTTTTGGACAGCATCTTTGCTGTGGTGTACTTGGGATTGATGTTTTACTATAATATCCCATTGACCTTTGTGGCCTTGGCAGTCCTACCCTTGTTTGCCACTTTAACGCTAGTAGCAACGCCAATTCTTCGCAGCTGGCTAAACGAAACTTTTAACCGCAGTGCTGATAGTCAATCATTTCTTGTCGAAACCATCACAGGAATTCACTCAGTTAAGGCACATACAGCAGAACCAGCAGCACGCGATCGCTGGGAAGGTTTGTTTGCGCGCTTCGTCCGCACGGGTTTCAAAGCCTCGACCACCTCAAACATTAGCAGTAATATCGCTGATTTCCTCACCAATTTTTCTAGCTTGCTCATTCTTTGGTTTGGTGCCAAGCTTGTCATTGAGCAGGAATTGACTATTGGTCAACTCGTAGCATTCCAAATGCTTTCTGGCAGAGTGACAGCACCACTTTTGCGCTTAGTGCAGCTTTGGCAAACTTTCCAACAAGTATTGCTTTCTGTTGACCGTATTGGTGATATTCTCAACGTTGCCCCAGAAGCTGAACCAGGAACAGGTTTAGTTTTACCATCCCTCAAAGGTCAAGTTAGCTTTGAGCAAGTTTTCTTTCGCTATCGACAGAGTACTGAACCTGTCTTAAGAGGAATCTCCTTCTCAGTCCAACCAGGGCAGTTTGTTGGTATTGTTGGACGCAGCGGTTCTGGGAAAAGTACCCTTTCTAAACTGTTGCAACGCCTTTATCAAATTGAATCCGGACGCATTCTTATTGATGGTTTTGATATTAAAAGTGCTGATTTAGCCTCGCTGCGCCAACAAATTGCTGTTGTCCTTCAAGAAGATTTTTTATTCAACGGTTCTGTCTTGGACAATATAACTCTCGGTAATCCCGACATTACTGCAGAACAAGTCGTAGAAGCTGCAAGATGTGCCGTTGCCCACGACTTTATCAGTGAATTACCCCACGGGTATGAAACCAATGTCGGAGAACGCGGTACAGCTTTATCTGGTGGACAACGTCAACGCATCGCCTTGGCGCGGTTATTTCTCTCACAAGCACCGATTTTAATTTTAGACGAAGCGACCAGTGCTTTGGATAGCGAAACTGAACAGCAAGTCCTGGAAAACCTCCAAAGAATTTCCGCGAACCGCACCGTGTTTCTCATCGCCCACCGTTTCGCCCCCCTCAAGCGTGCTGATTTGATTTTGGTGCTAGAAAAGGGCATTCTCGCTGAACGTGGAAACCATTTGGATTTGTTGCGACAAAAAGGTTTGTACTGGTCATTGTATCAAAGGCAGCAGGCAAATATTTAA
- a CDS encoding VOC family protein: MNQTFFHLAFPVTDIAQAKAYYVDGLGCTPGRENRNALILNLYGHQLVAHVTKEPLTPQRSIYPRHFGIIFTSVGDWENLLAKAQQQQLLFREEAKHRFVDSPLEHRTFFLEDPFYNLMEFKYYRYPEAIFGSAEYTQIGD; this comes from the coding sequence ATGAACCAAACGTTCTTCCATCTTGCCTTTCCCGTCACAGACATTGCCCAAGCGAAAGCATACTATGTGGATGGTTTAGGCTGCACTCCTGGACGGGAAAACCGCAACGCCTTAATTCTCAATCTTTACGGTCATCAACTGGTCGCTCACGTCACAAAAGAACCGCTCACACCCCAGCGTAGTATATATCCAAGACACTTTGGGATAATTTTTACATCAGTTGGCGATTGGGAAAACTTACTAGCAAAGGCGCAACAGCAACAGCTCCTTTTTAGAGAAGAAGCCAAACACCGCTTTGTGGATTCTCCCTTAGAGCATCGCACTTTCTTTTTAGAAGACCCTTTTTACAATTTAATGGAGTTTAAGTATTACCGTTACCCGGAAGCGATTTTTGGCAGTGCTGAGTACACGCAAATTGGCGATTGA
- a CDS encoding esterase/lipase family protein produces MNNVKERRNPVLLVHGIDDTGRVFDTMIPYLKQRGWTVHDLDLVPNNGNLGLNTLAQQVADYIDATFEPEQPLDVVGFSMGGIVSRYYVQRLGGINRVQRFITISSPHHGTWIAYCRQGLGCIQMRPDSVLLEDLNRDAAMLSQIDFTSIWTPYDLMIVPANSSQMPVGREVIVPVLNHAWMLTDSRSLAAVAKALVTPVKQFKNKQVSTGRYFALDKMS; encoded by the coding sequence ATGAATAACGTAAAAGAACGGCGAAATCCCGTGTTATTAGTACATGGTATTGATGATACAGGTCGAGTTTTCGATACAATGATTCCCTACCTGAAACAGAGGGGTTGGACTGTGCATGATCTGGATCTAGTGCCAAATAATGGCAATTTAGGTCTTAACACGTTGGCTCAACAAGTCGCTGATTATATTGATGCCACTTTTGAACCAGAACAACCCTTAGATGTCGTGGGCTTTAGCATGGGAGGTATCGTCAGCCGCTATTACGTCCAACGACTGGGAGGAATCAACCGCGTACAGCGATTTATTACCATCTCATCACCGCATCATGGCACTTGGATTGCCTACTGTCGCCAAGGTCTTGGTTGTATTCAAATGCGTCCTGACAGTGTTCTACTAGAAGATTTGAATCGGGATGCAGCGATGTTATCGCAGATAGATTTTACCTCTATCTGGACACCTTATGACTTGATGATTGTGCCCGCAAATAGTTCCCAAATGCCTGTGGGACGAGAGGTGATAGTACCAGTATTGAATCACGCCTGGATGCTGACAGATTCAAGAAGTTTAGCTGCGGTGGCAAAGGCGTTGGTAACTCCGGTTAAGCAATTTAAAAACAAACAAGTTAGCACTGGTAGATACTTTGCTCTTGACAAAATGTCATAA